One Drosophila ananassae strain 14024-0371.13 chromosome XR, ASM1763931v2, whole genome shotgun sequence genomic window, cttTTAGATTATTTGTGGGAAAATTTAAGGTGAGTATTTATGATATTTcactaaaattattattatattgaGTAGTAATTAGAAGTAAATTAATGCAACAGTTTCTCTTAATTCAAAGGCCAACAAAGCcagtttgttttaaaaattaaacaaaagaaaaagaaaatatataataaaatccCTTTCTGGCAATAATTTTCCTGTCACTTTTTATACTCTGCAatcaaaacaataaacaaatctaatttaaataaatgattCAAAGGAACAATGACCTGTTCTTGAAAATGCAACTTCTTAAAAACATTCTTAAAGTGAAAATcttgtaaaataaatatttaaaacttgCCAATATACTTCctataaattttttcaaaaaaagtaAGCCATTATTTTGAAACATTTCGCCAGAAAACCATTGTGATTCACTCACAGAAacagaccaaaaaaaaaaaaaacaagatcTCAGTTGAGACAAAAGGAAAGTTAAACAAACATTTAGGAAATTTATTATATACTTACCGGATCGGAAGCGATCCCTGGACTCTCTCTGAATCATTGCTAATTACTTCCCTTTGGATGCCATTCCATatatccatttccatttccatttccagaTATCACAATTGGTGGGCGTACAGATATTACGTGTGTGAGCTGCTCGCCCTTATAAATGTGATAGGTGAGTGGTATTTGTATTCAATTTATTCCtcaatttccattttccagGTGCCAAATACAGTACTGTACTGTACTCTAACActgacaaaataaaaagactaaaaagatttaaaagaaaacaaaaaaaaaaaagcaaagtaaACAATTGTTGTTCTGGTTTAAAGCATAAATTTGCCGCTTCATTGGCATTCTTTAACCTGGATTGTTCCCCCGAATTTTCATCGATATTCTGCCTTCTGCCAACAAAAATCAATGACGAATTTTTATCGACTGACCGCTCGGCCCACGACCCAcatcaaaataaacaaaattaatgttttttttttctcactgTGTTGTGGCGGTGTTGGTGGGTCGGTCCCCTCGTGGGGCGCACGCTGAAATCCGAAATCTGACAAAATAATGAACTGTCAGAAAACATGAgaaataaacaataataatgCGAGTAATAcacgtttttataaaatggcTGACATCTCGTCGTGCGAGGGGAGTTTGTTGAGAAACAGAACCTAAATGCATTGTCTAATTGGCTAAATGCCTTTCCACCCCCCCTTTCCCATCCGATTCTAAATGGGTCAATTAGCCAGCAGGGGCTGGAGAGTATTTTCGGGAATTCTTTCTCATCAATATTATACAGTTTCAAGGCGCCAGAGAACAGTTTGGGAAATAAAAGCATAAAACAGGCTATTTTGGTTGTTACTAGGTACTAGTTTTTAGTTTCTGGTTACTGGTTGGAAAAGTTACTAGTTACTAGTCCCTATTTTCTAGTTTAAAGTTACTAGTTACTTATAAAGGGCTACCCATTACTTATTACTAGTTTCTAGTTACTATTTACTAGTTACTTGTGAACAGTTACCTCTTATTAGTTACTATTTACTTTGCACTAGTTCCTAGTTTCTAGTTACAAGGTACTAGTTACTTATATACTACTTTCTAGTTACTATTTACTAGTCATTAGTTACTACTAGAAAAGTTACTAATAATTAGTTATTAGTTACTAGATACTTGCCCCTGGTTTCTAGTTACAAGTTACTAGTTACTTATATACTAGTTTCCAGTTACTATTTACTAGTTACTAGTTAAAAGCCAATAGTTACCAGTAACTTTCGTTTTATTATTCAAATAATTTGTATTTCAAGTGAAATCTgttagaaattattatttttttgtattaatttaattagtaCTAAAAGTTGAAGTGTGTAGGTCATCTTCTACACCTTGCCTTATAAAAATCGACTAAAATACGTTTGATTTTAATAGCTTATTCTGGCCAGAGTATTATTTTCTTTCAAATCACTTAATATCTTATTAAAAACAGACCAATATTTCTCAGATCTGTTtccaaatatttatatattatgaATTTTATTAACAAAAGAGTTCTCTGGCGAAATAAAAACTTGTATTTACCTTAaagatatacatatgtatgtgtctGTAAGAAGAAAAGGCAGTCCAGTTTGTTTGTTCATTGACCTCCATTTTCAACGGCCAATTAGCCGCAATTAGCCCAAACAATTGATGGATCACACGAAAGTGAAAATTCGGTTTATCTGCCATAATTAATTGGCCGCAAGGTGAATGAATTCTGAAtcggaatcagaatcagaatcagaaaccGAATCGAAATCATTTGCCGCCTCATTTACAAACGATCAATCAAGTGTATCGACTTGGAAAAAGTCAGAAGTCCGAGCCGTTTTTACagcaaaaaatatgtaaaaaaaaaaaaatctgaagaAGACTGGTTTGCTGGTTAGGCAAGAAAAGGCGGGAAAAGGAAAGAAGCCATTAATTAAGTGATCGTGGGTGTAAACAATGGAATGGATTTGTGAATAGTATATCTTACGATTTAATCGCTGACTTGCTAATTGctacattttgtttttgtttcaccTTTTTCAGGTCAAATGTTTCTTATGAATCGATTTTTCGATGGCGAATTTATGACATTTGGCCTGGATGTGATAGATTATATGGAGACCGATCAGGAAGATCGCATGGATCCGATGATTTACATATTTCCCAGAATGACCAaatgtacattttttaaatatggtTCAAGTGGGGAGGTGAGTATTTAAtacacttttttattaaaaatatatataaatattaatgattttttttaggtGGAGAAACACGACGCCATTTGCATTTTACCATTAAACGTTGTTAAtgagaaaatttacattttcctTTGGTTTTGGTTCATCTTATTAACGTTTCTCACATTATTAACGCTAATATACAGGGTGGTTATTATATTCTCACCTCGAATGAGGGTCTACTTATTTCGTATGCGATTTAGGTAAGTctatactatatattttatataatattttattaatatatttattttttttttaataaaatttacagGTTAGTGCGTCGTGACGCTATTGAAATAATCGTTCGTCGTTCAAAGATGGGCGATtggtttttgttgtatttattAGGTGAAAACATAGATACGGTTATATTTCGTGATGTTGTACAGGACTTAGCGAATCGTTTAGGACATAACCAACACCACAGGGTGCCTGGCTTAAAAGGTGAAATACAGGATGCATGATATTGGGAGTATTAGAAGCAATACAAAATGCAATTTGTCGTCTCCATTTGAAAACCATCTCAAAACTCAAAACTTAAAACTCAACTAAAAATCAACAAGAAGAATAACTAAACAAGACTTGATACCATATGAGAAGAATCGTCGTTAGAGAATCTTAGAGAATCGTCACAGCACACAGCCAGCAGCCGCTTCatgaacaacaacaaaacaacaaataaaaaattgcaaaaaaaaccaaaaatatatcACCATTCTACAaaccgcaacaaaaaaaaatttcaaaaatatttaaaaaaaaaacgtatcTCAAAAATACAACCAAAAAAACTATCGTCAGCGCGCAGTCATTTTGAAATCATTTTGAAATAAATCCGGCATGGTCACTAAATACCATGATCGATAGCAGGCGTCTATCGATAGTCGATAACCAAGAAACCAACAGCAACACACTAACACAGGGCAGAAACTAATCGGAAGCGGATAGcgg contains:
- the LOC6498777 gene encoding innexin shaking-B isoform X4, with the protein product MLDIFRGLKNLVKVSHVKTDSIVFRLHYSITVMILMSFSLIITTRQYVGNPIDCVHTKDIPEDVLNTYCWIQSTYTLKSLFLKKQGVSVPYPGIGNSDGDPADKKHYKYYQWVCFCLFFQAILFYTPRWLWKSWEGGKIHALIMDLDIGICSEAEKKQKKKLLLDYLWENLRYHNWWAYRYYVCELLALINVIGQMFLMNRFFDGEFMTFGLDVIDYMETDQEDRMDPMIYIFPRMTKCTFFKYGSSGEVEKHDAICILPLNVVNEKIYIFLWFWFILLTFLTLLTLIYRVVIIFSPRMRVYLFRMRFRLVRRDAIEIIVRRSKMGDWFLLYLLGENIDTVIFRDVVQDLANRLGHNQHHRVPGLKGEIQDA